Proteins from a single region of Streptomyces spectabilis:
- a CDS encoding sensor histidine kinase, with protein MSVGTSRAPGVRGILCPPAGHAGPAGPGLGELGIDPDDLPDGLVVADESGRVICFNAAAARITAVRAADALGIRIESALPLEDLEGRRWWQLTDPYGGLVTRVAQPERNLLLPGGREVLVSARYVRSRPKGPLSRLVVSLRDTEARRRTERSHAELIATVAHELRSPLTSVKGFTATLLAKWERFTDDQKRLMLETVDADANRVTRLIAELLDISRIDSGRLELRRQPVDIGAAVGRHIQAHVAAGQDADRFLVRLQQPLPDLWADPDKIDQVLSNLLENAVRHGEGTVTIDVAPSPSLRVRGATDTAVTVSDEGSGIPEESMGRVFTRFWRGSKRGGTGLGLYIVKGIVEAHGGTITVGRAASGGAQFRFTLPVGAPAYLQ; from the coding sequence ATGAGCGTCGGCACGAGCAGAGCACCGGGAGTGCGGGGCATCCTGTGCCCTCCCGCGGGCCACGCGGGCCCGGCGGGCCCCGGTCTCGGTGAGCTCGGCATCGATCCGGACGACCTGCCCGACGGCCTCGTCGTCGCCGACGAGAGCGGGCGCGTCATCTGTTTCAACGCCGCCGCTGCGCGCATCACCGCCGTGCGCGCGGCCGACGCGCTCGGCATCCGCATCGAGAGCGCCCTGCCCCTGGAGGACCTCGAAGGGCGCAGGTGGTGGCAGCTGACCGATCCGTACGGCGGCCTCGTCACCCGCGTCGCCCAGCCCGAGCGCAATCTGCTGCTCCCCGGCGGCCGGGAGGTGCTCGTCTCCGCCCGCTACGTACGGTCGCGGCCGAAGGGCCCGCTGAGCCGTCTCGTCGTCTCGCTGCGCGACACCGAGGCCCGGCGGCGCACGGAGCGCAGCCACGCCGAGCTGATCGCGACGGTCGCCCACGAACTGCGCTCCCCGCTGACGTCCGTGAAGGGCTTCACCGCCACGCTGCTCGCCAAGTGGGAGCGGTTCACCGACGACCAGAAGCGGCTGATGCTGGAGACCGTCGACGCCGACGCGAACCGCGTGACCCGGCTGATCGCCGAGCTCCTCGACATCTCCCGCATCGACTCGGGCCGGCTCGAGCTGCGCCGCCAGCCCGTCGACATCGGGGCCGCCGTCGGGCGCCACATCCAGGCCCACGTCGCCGCGGGGCAGGACGCGGACCGCTTCCTGGTCCGCCTCCAGCAGCCGCTGCCCGACCTGTGGGCCGACCCGGACAAGATCGACCAGGTGCTCAGCAACCTCCTGGAAAACGCGGTGCGCCACGGCGAGGGAACTGTCACGATCGACGTGGCGCCCTCGCCGTCCCTGCGCGTGCGGGGAGCGACCGACACCGCGGTCACCGTCAGCGACGAGGGATCCGGCATTCCGGAGGAGTCGATGGGCCGCGTCTTCACCCGCTTCTGGCGGGGCAGCAAGCGCGGCGGGACGGGACTGGGGTTGTACATCGTGAAGGGCATCGTCGAGGCACACGGCGGCACGATCACCGTCGGCCGCGCGGCGAGCGGCGGCGCCCAGTTCCGATTTACCTTGCCCGTGGGGGCTCCGGCGTATCTTCAGTGA
- a CDS encoding TrmH family RNA methyltransferase translates to MAHGPELISPRSPRVSGARRLGKRNFRGKERLFLAEGPQAVREAAGHRGGGGATLVELFSTVEAAERYADIVADARAAGARVHLADESVIADISTTVTPQGLVGVCRFLDVPFEEILAGRPKLVAVLAHVRDPGNAGTVLRCADAAGADAVVLTDASVDLYNPKAVRASVGSHFHLPVAVGVPVEQAVRGLRAAGVRVLAADGAGEDDLDAELDKGTMGTETAWIFGNEAWGLPEETRALADAVVRVPIHGSAESLNLATAAAVCLYASARAQRAAGGCRSVTPG, encoded by the coding sequence ATGGCACACGGTCCCGAACTGATCTCCCCGCGTTCGCCGCGCGTCAGTGGCGCGCGGCGGCTTGGCAAGCGGAACTTCCGGGGGAAGGAGCGGCTCTTCCTCGCGGAGGGGCCGCAGGCGGTGCGGGAGGCGGCCGGGCACCGCGGCGGCGGCGGGGCCACGCTCGTCGAGCTGTTCAGCACCGTCGAGGCCGCCGAGCGGTACGCGGACATCGTGGCGGACGCGCGCGCCGCCGGGGCACGGGTGCACCTCGCCGACGAGAGCGTGATCGCCGACATCTCGACCACCGTCACCCCGCAGGGGCTCGTCGGGGTCTGCCGCTTCCTCGACGTGCCGTTCGAGGAGATCCTCGCCGGGCGGCCCAAGCTCGTGGCCGTGCTCGCGCACGTACGCGACCCAGGGAACGCGGGCACCGTGCTGCGCTGCGCCGACGCCGCCGGTGCCGACGCCGTGGTCCTCACCGACGCCTCCGTGGACCTCTACAACCCCAAGGCGGTGCGCGCCTCCGTCGGCTCGCACTTCCATCTGCCGGTGGCCGTGGGCGTGCCGGTCGAGCAGGCCGTACGCGGTCTGCGGGCGGCCGGGGTCCGGGTGCTCGCCGCCGACGGCGCGGGCGAGGACGACCTGGACGCCGAGCTGGACAAGGGCACCATGGGCACCGAGACCGCGTGGATCTTCGGCAACGAGGCCTGGGGGCTGCCGGAGGAGACCCGCGCACTCGCCGACGCCGTGGTGCGCGTTCCGATCCACGGCAGCGCCGAGAGCCTGAACCTCGCGACCGCGGCAGCCGTATGCCTCTATGCGTCCGCCCGTGCACAGCGTGCCGCCGGAGGGTGCCGCTCCGTCACCCCCGGCTAG
- the rplT gene encoding 50S ribosomal protein L20, translated as MARVKRAVNAHKKRRAILEQASGYRGQRSRLYRKAKEQVTHSLVYNYNDRKKRKGDFRQLWIQRINAAARANGITYNRFIQGLKAANIEVDRKILAELAVNDANAFAALVEVAQKALPSDVNAPKAA; from the coding sequence GTGGCACGCGTCAAGCGCGCAGTCAACGCGCACAAGAAGCGTCGGGCGATCCTCGAGCAGGCCAGCGGCTACCGCGGCCAGCGGTCGCGCCTGTACCGCAAGGCCAAGGAGCAGGTCACCCACTCCCTGGTCTACAACTACAACGACCGCAAGAAGCGCAAGGGCGACTTCCGTCAGCTGTGGATCCAGCGCATCAACGCCGCTGCCCGCGCCAACGGCATCACCTACAACCGCTTCATCCAGGGTCTGAAGGCCGCCAACATCGAGGTGGACCGCAAGATCCTGGCCGAGCTGGCCGTCAACGACGCCAACGCCTTCGCGGCGCTCGTCGAGGTCGCCCAGAAGGCCCTGCCTTCCGACGTCAACGCCCCCAAGGCCGCGTGA
- the rpmI gene encoding 50S ribosomal protein L35, with protein sequence MPKNKTHSGASKRFKITGSGKVLRERAGKRHLLEHKSSRVTRRLTGNAEMAPGDAKKIKKLLGK encoded by the coding sequence ATGCCGAAGAACAAGACGCACAGCGGTGCCAGCAAGCGCTTCAAGATCACCGGCTCCGGCAAGGTGCTCCGCGAGCGCGCCGGCAAGCGCCACCTGCTCGAGCACAAGTCGTCCCGCGTGACGCGTCGCCTCACCGGCAACGCCGAGATGGCCCCGGGCGACGCCAAGAAGATCAAGAAGCTTCTCGGCAAGTGA
- the infC gene encoding translation initiation factor IF-3, whose protein sequence is MSAEPRINDRIRVPEVRLVGPSGEQVGIVPLAKALELAQEYDLDLVEVAANARPPVCKLMDYGKFKYESAMKAREARKNQAHTVIKEMKLRPKIDPHDYDTKKGHVVRFLKQGDKVKITIMFRGREQSRPELGYRLLQRLAEDVQDLGFIESNPKQDGRNMIMVLGPHKKKTEAMAEAREAQAARKADAKANPGKSQNAAEGELSEAPDELSEAPAEAPAEA, encoded by the coding sequence ATCAGCGCCGAGCCCCGCATCAACGACCGGATTCGCGTTCCCGAGGTGCGACTTGTCGGTCCCAGCGGCGAGCAGGTCGGGATTGTCCCGCTTGCCAAGGCCCTGGAGCTTGCGCAGGAGTACGACCTGGACCTGGTCGAGGTCGCGGCGAACGCCCGTCCGCCCGTGTGCAAGCTCATGGACTACGGGAAGTTCAAGTACGAGTCGGCCATGAAGGCCCGTGAGGCGCGCAAGAACCAGGCGCACACGGTCATCAAGGAGATGAAGCTCCGGCCGAAGATCGACCCGCACGACTACGACACCAAGAAGGGTCACGTCGTCCGGTTCCTCAAGCAGGGCGACAAGGTCAAGATCACGATCATGTTCCGTGGTCGCGAGCAGTCCCGGCCGGAGCTCGGCTACCGACTGCTGCAGCGCCTCGCCGAGGACGTCCAGGACCTCGGGTTCATCGAGTCGAACCCGAAGCAGGACGGCCGCAACATGATCATGGTCCTCGGTCCGCACAAGAAGAAGACCGAGGCGATGGCCGAGGCCCGTGAGGCCCAGGCAGCTCGCAAGGCGGACGCGAAGGCCAACCCCGGCAAGTCGCAGAACGCCGCCGAGGGTGAGCTTTCCGAGGCCCCGGACGAGCTTTCCGAGGCCCCGGCCGAGGCTCCCGCCGAGGCCTGA
- a CDS encoding DUF1844 domain-containing protein, which produces MSDTSPTPSPTPAAAPAESPDFDAMTRDIADVPAVEVITTVAVHLMSAAAVNLGLAEEGETHKDLDEARKLIQALAGLLDASATEVSSFHAAPLRDGLKSLQLAFREASVVPDEPGQGPGEKYTGPVFG; this is translated from the coding sequence ATGAGTGACACGAGCCCCACGCCCTCCCCGACCCCTGCGGCCGCCCCCGCCGAGAGCCCCGACTTCGACGCCATGACCCGCGACATCGCGGACGTGCCCGCGGTCGAGGTGATCACGACGGTCGCGGTGCACCTGATGAGCGCGGCGGCGGTGAACCTGGGCCTGGCCGAGGAGGGCGAGACCCACAAGGACCTGGACGAGGCCCGCAAGCTCATCCAGGCCCTGGCCGGTCTGCTCGACGCGAGCGCGACCGAGGTCAGCTCCTTCCACGCGGCCCCGCTGCGGGACGGCCTGAAGTCCCTGCAGCTCGCCTTCCGCGAGGCCTCCGTGGTGCCGGACGAGCCGGGGCAGGGGCCGGGCGAGAAGTACACGGGGCCGGTCTTCGGCTGA
- a CDS encoding SseB family protein: protein MQTKNIPDPGFSDDDGSAAPELRAALEAWSQDRTAHGPVLKALAGARLLVPVVAVLGEVEEDENGLRREKTSDMAVPTLKAGERTALPAFTSTEALALWDPAARPVAVPLHQALQAAAHEKADTIVLDLAGPVPYELNRPALIALAEGRDSADALTDPAVREAVRAAVAAEPAVLRAHLGPGTADGTLALVLAPGAAPADTARRVAEALAADETLRARLVRGLDLALLPAEATPPGEPLYVR from the coding sequence GTGCAGACGAAAAACATCCCCGACCCCGGCTTCTCCGACGACGACGGCTCCGCGGCCCCGGAGCTGCGCGCGGCCCTTGAGGCCTGGTCCCAGGACCGGACCGCCCACGGCCCGGTCCTGAAGGCCCTGGCAGGCGCCAGGCTCCTCGTGCCGGTGGTGGCCGTCCTCGGCGAGGTCGAGGAGGACGAGAACGGACTGCGCCGGGAGAAGACGAGCGACATGGCGGTGCCCACGCTCAAGGCGGGCGAGCGCACCGCGCTGCCCGCGTTCACCTCCACCGAGGCCCTCGCCCTGTGGGACCCGGCCGCGCGCCCCGTCGCCGTACCGCTGCACCAGGCGCTCCAGGCGGCCGCCCACGAGAAGGCCGACACGATCGTCCTCGACCTCGCGGGCCCCGTCCCCTACGAGCTGAACCGCCCCGCGCTCATCGCCCTCGCCGAGGGCCGCGACAGCGCCGACGCGCTCACCGACCCGGCCGTGCGCGAGGCGGTCCGCGCCGCGGTCGCCGCCGAGCCCGCCGTGCTCCGGGCCCACCTCGGCCCGGGCACGGCCGACGGCACCCTCGCCCTGGTCCTCGCCCCGGGCGCGGCCCCGGCCGACACCGCCCGGCGCGTGGCCGAGGCCCTGGCCGCCGACGAAACACTGAGGGCCCGCCTGGTGCGCGGCCTCGACCTGGCACTGCTGCCGGCCGAGGCGACGCCACCGGGCGAGCCCCTCTACGTACGCTGA
- the mycP gene encoding type VII secretion-associated serine protease mycosin, whose amino-acid sequence MSPLPTRRHAPVAVAIAGALALLPATPARADDGIRAQQWALDAMGTSQAWRTTKGEGVTVAVLDTGVDGSHPDLKGSVLPGKDMVGFGARRGDRTWARHGTAMAGIVAGHGHGEGRGDGVLGIAPGARILPVRVILEDGDPARGKARQTRGNALAEGIRWAADHGADVINLSLGDDSKSAHPEPSEDAAVQYALKKGAVVVASAGNGGERGDHISYPAAYPGVIVATAVDENGARASFSTRRWYATVSAPGDDIVIADPDRKYYEGWGTSAASAFVSGAVALVRAARPGLSPAQIKRLLQDTAQDAPAGGRDDSRGFGLIDPAAALSRAAGLKPDSLRARAHGGTYAKKYFGPGPAEDTDDDTHSAWLGPVAAALGTALLAAGAYLWRGRPRRR is encoded by the coding sequence ATGAGCCCGCTGCCGACGCGCCGGCACGCACCCGTCGCGGTCGCCATCGCCGGAGCCCTCGCGCTGCTGCCCGCCACCCCCGCCCGCGCCGACGACGGCATCCGCGCCCAGCAGTGGGCCCTCGACGCCATGGGCACGAGCCAGGCCTGGCGCACCACCAAGGGCGAGGGCGTCACCGTGGCCGTCCTCGACACCGGGGTCGACGGCTCCCACCCCGACCTCAAGGGCAGCGTCCTGCCCGGCAAGGACATGGTGGGCTTCGGCGCCCGGCGCGGCGACCGCACCTGGGCCCGGCACGGCACCGCCATGGCCGGGATCGTCGCCGGGCACGGCCACGGCGAGGGCCGCGGCGACGGTGTGCTCGGCATCGCCCCCGGGGCCCGGATCCTGCCGGTGCGGGTGATCCTGGAGGACGGCGACCCGGCCCGCGGAAAGGCCCGCCAGACCCGCGGCAACGCCCTCGCCGAAGGCATCCGCTGGGCCGCCGACCACGGCGCCGACGTCATCAACCTCTCCCTCGGCGACGACTCCAAGTCCGCGCACCCCGAGCCCTCCGAGGACGCCGCCGTCCAGTACGCCCTCAAGAAGGGCGCCGTCGTCGTCGCCTCGGCGGGCAACGGCGGCGAGCGCGGCGACCACATCTCCTACCCCGCCGCCTACCCGGGCGTGATCGTCGCGACGGCCGTCGACGAGAACGGCGCGCGGGCCTCCTTCTCCACCCGCCGCTGGTACGCCACCGTCAGCGCCCCCGGCGACGACATCGTCATCGCCGACCCCGACCGCAAGTACTACGAGGGCTGGGGCACCAGCGCCGCCTCCGCCTTCGTCTCCGGCGCCGTCGCCCTCGTCCGGGCCGCCCGCCCCGGCCTCTCCCCGGCGCAGATCAAACGGCTCCTCCAGGACACCGCGCAGGACGCCCCCGCGGGCGGCCGCGACGACTCCCGCGGCTTCGGCCTCATCGACCCCGCGGCCGCGCTGAGCCGCGCCGCCGGACTCAAGCCGGATTCCCTGCGGGCCAGGGCCCACGGCGGCACGTACGCCAAGAAGTACTTCGGTCCGGGCCCCGCCGAGGACACGGACGACGACACGCACTCGGCCTGGCTGGGCCCGGTGGCCGCAGCCCTGGGCACGGCCCTCCTCGCGGCGGGCGCCTACCTCTGGCGGGGCCGCCCGCGCCGCCGCTGA
- a CDS encoding amino acid deaminase/aldolase has translation MTGGAADFTRDRAADRARYDRATAHLDAPLAIVDLTAFDANAEDLTRRAGGKPLRVASKSVRCRALLERVLARDGFAGVMSFTLAESLWLARSGFDDVLLAYPSADRAAFAELAADPKLAAAVTVMVDDPAQLRLIEEARGDGREEVRVCLELDTSLKLLGGRVRIGARRSPLHEPAQVAALARAIARRPGFRLVGVMAYEGHVAGVGDAVAGHPAKSRAVRLMQSAARRELAVRRAETIRAVRDAVPDLEFVNGGGTGSVQQTAAEGAVTEVAAGSGLYVPRLFDNYTSFSGRPAALFAQPVVRRPGRGVVTVLGGGYPASGVAGADRSPVPHLPQGLRYTAQEGAGEVQTPLVGAAADDLRIGDKVWFRHAKAGELCERFAELHLVVGDRVTETVPTYRGEGHTFL, from the coding sequence ATGACAGGCGGAGCCGCTGACTTCACCCGGGACCGGGCCGCGGACCGGGCCCGTTACGACCGGGCCACCGCGCACCTCGACGCGCCGCTCGCGATCGTCGATCTGACGGCCTTCGACGCCAACGCCGAGGACTTGACGCGCCGGGCGGGCGGGAAACCCCTCCGGGTCGCGAGCAAGTCCGTGCGGTGCCGGGCCCTGCTCGAACGGGTCCTCGCGCGGGACGGGTTCGCAGGGGTCATGTCGTTCACGCTCGCGGAGTCGCTGTGGCTCGCGCGCTCCGGCTTCGACGACGTGCTGCTCGCGTACCCGTCGGCGGACCGCGCCGCCTTCGCCGAGCTCGCGGCCGACCCCAAGCTGGCGGCGGCCGTCACGGTGATGGTCGACGATCCGGCGCAGCTGCGGCTCATCGAGGAGGCGCGCGGCGACGGCCGCGAAGAGGTGCGCGTGTGCCTGGAGTTGGACACCTCCCTGAAGCTGCTCGGCGGGCGGGTGCGGATCGGCGCGCGGCGCTCGCCGCTGCACGAGCCCGCCCAGGTCGCCGCGCTCGCCCGGGCGATCGCGCGCCGGCCCGGTTTCCGGCTCGTCGGCGTCATGGCGTACGAGGGGCACGTCGCCGGTGTCGGGGACGCCGTCGCGGGGCACCCCGCCAAGTCGCGGGCGGTGCGGCTGATGCAGTCCGCCGCGCGCCGGGAGCTGGCCGTCCGGCGTGCGGAGACGATCCGGGCGGTGCGGGACGCCGTGCCCGACCTCGAGTTCGTGAACGGCGGCGGCACCGGCAGCGTGCAGCAGACGGCGGCCGAGGGCGCGGTCACGGAGGTGGCGGCCGGATCGGGTCTGTACGTGCCGCGCCTGTTCGACAACTACACGTCGTTCAGCGGGCGTCCGGCGGCGCTCTTCGCGCAGCCGGTCGTGCGCAGGCCGGGCCGTGGCGTGGTGACGGTGCTCGGCGGCGGCTATCCGGCGTCGGGGGTCGCGGGCGCGGACCGGTCGCCGGTGCCGCATCTGCCCCAGGGGCTGCGGTACACCGCCCAGGAAGGCGCGGGCGAGGTGCAGACGCCGCTGGTCGGGGCCGCCGCGGACGATCTGCGGATCGGTGACAAGGTGTGGTTCCGGCACGCCAAGGCCGGTGAGCTGTGCGAGCGGTTCGCGGAGCTGCACCTGGTCGTGGGCGACCGGGTGACGGAGACCGTGCCGACGTACCGGGGCGAGGGCCACACCTTCCTGTGA
- a CDS encoding DUF2510 domain-containing protein codes for MSMSPPPGWYPDPSRPAVERWWDGSGWTEHRRTPEATVHLAQARPGLAPTAVQPLPVRTGGRRARAVALSAAGAVLVASIVTGFLVLQDDDGDPAAGPAPTASEPNEPTPTPTSASPTASASPTEDPDTLTDELNGITLPVPDGWEKADHAVGDELTLQTPDTYDCPGDPGFCRHGTITTRTVTGTDERSPEKLARRDIKDAAEAAYDHDALDREPFGGIARHTQVKSGTVAVAGRGGYYVRWRVHTEKGPGGYVQSVSFPSSSGSEAMVVVRISVDAADGAPPLSDIDEVVDGIRPIDDSATGGGVGSSVGPTP; via the coding sequence ATGAGCATGTCGCCTCCGCCCGGCTGGTACCCGGACCCGTCCCGACCCGCCGTCGAGCGCTGGTGGGACGGGTCCGGGTGGACCGAGCACCGGCGCACGCCCGAGGCCACGGTCCATCTGGCGCAGGCGCGGCCGGGGCTCGCCCCCACCGCGGTCCAGCCGCTGCCGGTGCGCACCGGCGGGCGACGCGCCAGGGCCGTCGCGCTGAGCGCTGCCGGGGCCGTCCTCGTCGCCTCGATCGTCACCGGCTTCCTGGTCCTCCAGGACGACGACGGCGACCCCGCGGCCGGGCCCGCGCCCACCGCGTCTGAGCCGAACGAGCCAACGCCGACGCCCACGTCCGCGTCGCCGACCGCCTCCGCGTCCCCCACCGAGGACCCGGACACCCTCACCGACGAACTCAACGGCATCACGCTGCCCGTGCCCGACGGGTGGGAGAAGGCCGACCACGCCGTCGGCGACGAACTGACCCTCCAGACGCCGGACACCTACGACTGCCCCGGCGACCCCGGCTTCTGCCGCCACGGCACGATCACCACGCGGACGGTGACCGGCACCGACGAGCGCTCCCCGGAGAAGCTCGCCAGGCGCGACATCAAGGACGCCGCGGAGGCCGCGTACGACCACGACGCGCTCGACCGCGAGCCGTTCGGCGGCATCGCGCGGCACACCCAGGTGAAGAGCGGCACCGTCGCGGTCGCGGGCCGCGGCGGCTACTACGTACGGTGGCGCGTCCACACCGAGAAGGGCCCCGGCGGGTACGTGCAGTCCGTGTCGTTCCCCTCCAGCAGCGGCTCCGAGGCGATGGTCGTCGTCCGCATCAGCGTCGACGCGGCGGACGGCGCGCCCCCGCTGTCCGACATCGACGAGGTCGTCGACGGGATCAGGCCCATCGACGACAGCGCCACGGGCGGGGGAGTGGGCAGCAGCGTGGGCCCGACGCCGTAG
- a CDS encoding haloacid dehalogenase-like hydrolase gives MRNRNVLALTLASAATLVAGPVTLPAAAATAAPASHTGAHCPQLSKKLTWYGDNRARLQKVIDERGTCSNPHLGHGQKRPVAAFDWDNTVVKNDVTDATISWALRHDKILRPKSWKSSSKWMTAAGHRALTRACGTQVPVGRPLPTSTNTACADEILQIREDGTTMSGAAAFAGTWHHRRTVPQYAWVPQLFAGHTVKEVESYAKKARTEALAAPVGTTRTIGSHTVPGYARYYDQQRDLIRTLKKAGFDVYIVSAGSEPVAEVWSRGVGIDRKHTIAIRSVLDGKGRITTWNQGCGGVGVNKGDVIPYIDGKRCFINQEIYKIKGKKAWDKQRWSQRIAVGGGDADTDVTFVGDATGAHLVLNRNKGEFMCRAYDNADGRWVVNPMFIEPLPQKPGTYPCSTAAYNEPDGRKGPVLREDGSVVPDQRDSIH, from the coding sequence ATGCGTAACAGAAACGTTCTGGCGCTGACGCTGGCCTCGGCCGCCACCCTGGTGGCCGGGCCCGTCACGCTTCCCGCAGCCGCCGCCACGGCCGCGCCCGCGTCGCACACCGGCGCCCACTGTCCCCAGCTGTCGAAGAAGCTCACCTGGTACGGCGACAACCGCGCCCGTCTCCAGAAGGTCATCGACGAGCGGGGCACCTGCTCCAACCCGCACCTCGGCCACGGCCAGAAGCGTCCCGTCGCCGCCTTCGACTGGGACAACACCGTCGTCAAGAACGACGTCACCGACGCCACCATCAGCTGGGCGCTGCGGCACGACAAGATCCTGCGCCCCAAGAGCTGGAAGTCCTCCAGCAAGTGGATGACGGCCGCGGGCCACCGCGCCCTCACCCGGGCCTGCGGCACCCAGGTCCCCGTCGGCAGGCCGCTGCCCACCTCCACCAACACCGCCTGCGCCGACGAGATCCTCCAGATCCGCGAGGACGGCACCACGATGAGCGGCGCCGCCGCCTTCGCCGGGACCTGGCACCACCGCCGCACCGTCCCGCAGTACGCGTGGGTGCCCCAGCTCTTCGCCGGACACACCGTCAAGGAGGTGGAGTCGTACGCGAAGAAGGCCCGCACCGAGGCCCTCGCCGCCCCCGTCGGCACCACCCGCACCATCGGCAGCCACACCGTGCCCGGCTACGCGCGCTACTACGACCAGCAGCGCGATCTGATCCGCACCCTGAAGAAGGCCGGATTCGACGTCTACATCGTCTCCGCGGGCTCCGAGCCCGTCGCCGAGGTGTGGTCGCGCGGCGTGGGCATCGACCGCAAGCACACCATCGCGATCCGCTCCGTCCTGGACGGCAAGGGCCGCATCACCACCTGGAACCAGGGCTGCGGCGGCGTCGGCGTCAACAAGGGCGACGTCATCCCGTACATCGACGGCAAGCGCTGCTTCATCAACCAGGAGATCTACAAGATCAAGGGCAAGAAGGCCTGGGACAAGCAGCGCTGGAGCCAGCGCATCGCGGTCGGCGGCGGCGACGCCGACACCGACGTGACGTTCGTCGGCGACGCCACCGGCGCGCACCTCGTGCTGAACCGCAACAAGGGCGAGTTCATGTGCCGCGCGTACGACAACGCCGACGGCCGCTGGGTCGTGAACCCCATGTTCATCGAGCCGCTGCCGCAGAAGCCGGGCACCTACCCGTGCTCGACCGCCGCGTACAACGAGCCCGACGGACGCAAGGGCCCGGTCCTGCGCGAGGACGGCTCGGTGGTCCCCGACCAGCGGGACAGCATCCACTGA
- a CDS encoding HAD family hydrolase yields MKIKHPLAAVAAALAVVGTGLAATAEAAPAPHRPAAKCPALTVSKGWYGDNKQRLQRLLDTYGRCSDAYDKRHKPLAVFDWDNTVIKNDVGDATMFWMLRHGKIRTPERGDWRTTSRYLTAPAAKALAKACPATGRTLPTRTNTACADEIAAVYGEGTTATGKAAFAGFDHRRMEPQYAWLAQLLRGWSTARVKDFAAAARAENLAAPIGAEQRVGTGKVTGWARYYDQQRDLIRALKKAGFDVYVVSASPEPIAEVWAKGVRVDARHTIGIRNVTREGRLTARLKGCGSVEDGADSMITYIDGKRCAINERILGVRGKAAERVQPAAKRQVFAAGDSDTDVSFLRDATGLRLVLNRNKAELMCRAYDNGDRRWLINPMFIEPKGKQSAPYPCATTGYTGRDGTKAPVRRADGSVIADQQDSVYGGSATS; encoded by the coding sequence ATGAAGATCAAGCATCCGCTGGCCGCCGTGGCGGCCGCCCTGGCCGTCGTGGGGACCGGCCTCGCCGCCACCGCCGAGGCCGCGCCGGCCCCGCACCGGCCCGCCGCGAAGTGCCCCGCCCTCACCGTCTCGAAGGGCTGGTACGGCGACAACAAGCAGCGTCTCCAGCGCCTCCTCGACACCTACGGCCGCTGCTCGGACGCGTACGACAAGCGCCACAAGCCCCTCGCCGTCTTCGACTGGGACAACACGGTCATCAAGAACGACGTGGGCGACGCCACCATGTTCTGGATGCTGCGCCACGGCAAGATACGCACCCCCGAGCGCGGCGACTGGCGCACCACGAGCCGCTATCTCACCGCGCCCGCCGCCAAGGCCCTGGCCAAGGCCTGCCCGGCCACCGGCCGCACCCTGCCCACGCGCACGAACACGGCCTGCGCCGACGAGATCGCCGCCGTGTACGGCGAGGGCACCACGGCCACCGGCAAGGCCGCCTTCGCCGGGTTCGACCACCGCCGCATGGAGCCGCAGTACGCCTGGCTCGCCCAGCTCCTGCGCGGCTGGAGCACCGCCCGCGTCAAGGACTTCGCGGCCGCCGCCCGCGCCGAGAACCTCGCCGCGCCCATCGGCGCCGAACAGCGCGTCGGCACCGGCAAGGTCACCGGCTGGGCCCGCTACTACGACCAGCAGCGCGACCTCATCCGCGCCCTGAAGAAGGCCGGATTCGACGTGTACGTCGTCTCCGCCTCCCCCGAGCCGATCGCCGAAGTGTGGGCGAAGGGCGTGCGCGTCGACGCCCGGCACACCATCGGCATCCGCAACGTCACCCGCGAAGGCCGCCTCACCGCCCGCCTCAAGGGCTGCGGCTCCGTCGAGGACGGCGCCGACTCGATGATCACGTACATCGACGGCAAGCGCTGCGCCATCAACGAGCGGATCCTCGGCGTGCGCGGCAAGGCCGCCGAGAGGGTACAGCCCGCCGCGAAGCGCCAGGTGTTCGCCGCGGGCGACTCCGACACCGACGTGTCCTTCCTGCGCGACGCCACCGGGCTCAGGCTCGTCCTGAACCGCAACAAGGCCGAACTGATGTGCCGCGCCTACGACAACGGCGACCGGCGCTGGCTGATCAACCCCATGTTCATCGAGCCCAAGGGCAAGCAGTCCGCGCCCTACCCGTGCGCCACCACCGGCTACACCGGCCGCGACGGCACGAAGGCCCCGGTGCGCCGCGCGGACGGATCGGTCATCGCGGACCAACAGGACAGTGTGTACGGGGGTTCAGCGACCTCGTAG